In Desulfotignum phosphitoxidans DSM 13687, one DNA window encodes the following:
- a CDS encoding MFS transporter yields MNQTWLISAVLLALFLGALDALVMSAAMPTIIAELSGLHLYAWVYTAYFLARAVALPIFGKLSDLFAVRQLLLVSISIFILASLAAGAAPSMGYLVGARVFQGIGSGGIFALVYVVLSEAAPEGQRAKTLSLASFIWGVASVIGPTMGGVMVSFFSWRWIFFINLPLGLLSLAGIALYLTEFREKKKDVSLDWSGLVSLTGFLMSVLTLVMIGGRDIAWISLPSALLAVTSIGFGIWFVKAELGADDPILDLRFFKRRGFAMGNLAGFCASFSMFSLFGYAPLFLQGALGHTPLQVGMAMLSLSLGWSVSSLILGRVMHLTTQKTAALAGGILLAAGTGLTLGFSTATSMVHSFLVFQVVGFGMGFVVLATLLKVQNSLGSSDLGVATSSHQFARTLGGTLGVGVSGGMVTHQLLNRLETVEVSLPEKLMVQLKENMENLFRPEFQAQIPDAAKAVLKTAVAQGVWSTFLLVFLVSLVCLCLVLCLPAQDGG; encoded by the coding sequence ATGAATCAGACCTGGTTGATCAGCGCCGTGCTGCTGGCCCTGTTTCTGGGGGCACTGGATGCCCTGGTCATGTCAGCGGCCATGCCCACCATTATTGCCGAACTTTCCGGCCTGCACCTGTATGCCTGGGTGTATACGGCCTATTTTCTGGCCCGGGCCGTGGCATTGCCGATCTTCGGCAAACTGTCGGATCTGTTTGCCGTCAGGCAGCTGCTGCTGGTCAGTATCAGCATCTTTATTCTGGCTTCGTTGGCTGCCGGCGCGGCCCCGTCCATGGGATATCTGGTGGGAGCCCGGGTGTTTCAGGGCATCGGGTCCGGCGGTATTTTCGCTCTGGTGTATGTGGTACTGTCGGAAGCTGCACCGGAAGGACAGCGGGCCAAAACCCTTTCTCTGGCTTCTTTTATCTGGGGGGTGGCATCGGTGATCGGTCCCACCATGGGCGGGGTGATGGTCAGTTTTTTCTCCTGGCGATGGATTTTTTTCATCAATCTGCCTTTGGGCTTGCTGTCGCTGGCCGGCATTGCCCTGTATCTGACCGAGTTCCGGGAAAAAAAGAAGGACGTTTCGCTGGACTGGTCCGGGCTGGTGTCGCTGACCGGGTTTCTGATGTCCGTGCTGACCCTGGTGATGATCGGGGGACGGGATATCGCCTGGATCTCTTTGCCGTCAGCACTGCTGGCCGTCACTTCCATTGGGTTCGGCATCTGGTTTGTTAAAGCGGAACTGGGGGCGGATGATCCCATTCTGGATCTGCGGTTTTTCAAGCGCAGGGGCTTTGCCATGGGGAACCTGGCCGGGTTCTGTGCCAGTTTTTCCATGTTTTCCCTGTTCGGGTATGCCCCGCTGTTTCTCCAGGGCGCATTGGGTCATACCCCGTTGCAGGTGGGAATGGCCATGCTGTCTTTGAGTCTGGGCTGGTCCGTGAGCTCCCTGATTTTAGGAAGAGTCATGCACCTGACCACCCAGAAAACCGCAGCCCTGGCCGGCGGCATTCTTTTGGCGGCCGGCACGGGACTGACCCTGGGATTTTCCACCGCCACATCCATGGTTCACAGTTTTCTGGTGTTTCAGGTGGTGGGGTTCGGCATGGGTTTCGTGGTCCTGGCTACGCTGCTGAAGGTTCAGAACAGCCTGGGATCATCAGATCTGGGGGTGGCGACATCTTCCCACCAGTTTGCCCGGACCCTGGGAGGCACCTTAGGGGTGGGCGTCAGCGGCGGCATGGTCACGCATCAGCTGCTGAACCGGCTGGAAACCGTGGAAGTGTCTTTGCCGGAAAAACTGATGGTCCAGTTGAAGGAAAACATGGAAAACCTGTTTCGCCCGGAATTTCAGGCCCAGATTCCGGATGCGGCCAAAGCGGTTTTAAAGACAGCCGTGGCCCAGGGCGTATGGAGCACATTTCTGCTCGTGTTTCTGGTGTCGCTGGTGTGTCTGTGCCTGGTTCTGTGCCTGCCGGCTCAGGATGGGGGATAG